The following proteins come from a genomic window of Iamia sp. SCSIO 61187:
- a CDS encoding Mov34/MPN/PAD-1 family protein: protein MLILDPVARELLVAHALGGFPDEACGLLGGEVGPGTDADGLPVATVAAFVPTRNHDASSRTYSIGPEGWAAAEAVFDEHGWWTLGVAHSHTHSEAWPSATDVDKADNPLLEGWHYVIVSLRDATPVLRSFLLDGRVIREERVVVGTGRTPTAS from the coding sequence ATGCTGATCCTCGACCCGGTCGCCCGCGAGCTCCTCGTCGCCCACGCCCTCGGCGGCTTCCCCGACGAGGCCTGCGGGCTCCTCGGGGGCGAGGTCGGACCGGGCACCGACGCCGACGGCCTGCCCGTCGCGACGGTCGCCGCCTTCGTGCCCACCCGCAACCACGACGCCTCGTCGCGCACGTACTCCATCGGGCCCGAGGGCTGGGCCGCGGCCGAGGCCGTCTTCGACGAGCACGGCTGGTGGACCCTGGGCGTGGCCCACTCCCACACCCACTCCGAGGCCTGGCCCTCGGCCACCGACGTGGACAAGGCGGACAACCCCCTGCTCGAGGGGTGGCACTACGTGATCGTGTCGCTCCGCGACGCCACCCCCGTGCTCCGGTCGTTCCTCCTCGACGGGCGGGTGATCCGAGAGGAGCGGGTGGTGGTCGGGACGGGTCGGACCCCGACGGCATCCTGA
- the smpB gene encoding SsrA-binding protein SmpB translates to MNPGRKDDRLVIATNRVARRDYEILDTWEAGIVLRGAEVKALREAKVQLADSYARLVDGEVWVFGVGITAYSHASTQVPPEPLRDRKLLLHREQIDVIRDRTVRERLSLVPLSMYFTGGRVKVELALARGRRQVDKRQAIARRDADMEARRAMAQGAARRAHAEDR, encoded by the coding sequence ATGAACCCCGGACGCAAGGACGACAGGCTCGTCATCGCCACCAACCGCGTCGCCCGGCGCGACTACGAGATCCTCGACACCTGGGAGGCCGGGATCGTCCTCCGCGGCGCCGAGGTCAAGGCGCTGCGCGAGGCCAAGGTCCAGCTGGCCGACAGCTACGCCCGGCTGGTCGACGGCGAGGTCTGGGTCTTCGGCGTCGGGATCACGGCCTACTCCCACGCCTCGACCCAGGTGCCGCCCGAGCCGCTCCGCGACCGCAAGCTCCTGCTCCACCGGGAGCAGATCGACGTGATCCGGGACCGCACGGTCCGGGAGCGGCTGTCGCTGGTGCCGCTGTCGATGTACTTCACGGGCGGGCGGGTGAAGGTCGAGCTGGCCCTGGCCCGGGGCCGTCGACAGGTGGACAAGCGCCAGGCCATCGCCCGGCGCGACGCCGACATGGAGGCCCGTCGGGCCATGGCCCAGGGCGCCGCCCGTCGGGCCCACGCCGAGGATCGCTAG
- a CDS encoding AMP-binding protein, which translates to MRLLDLVLGAGDDPAPDEPALIAPDITVSRGELRAEVDAIAAAVAELVPPGGRVAVAADNRVSVVALLLAIPAAGRVAVPLNTRLTPDDMLGQVDRAGAEVMIGTADELGRLGLASEQAPTLQTTVGLDHGVGDISLAALTAAPSVAARPLPLPHDDDPAWIIFTSGTTGRPKGAVLTARSLDAAVATTAASRPLADDDVYLYPFPLYHVSAYNVLHALHRGRPTVLPRRFDAATVATLTAAHAVTVMSLAPTMLRLLLDHVAAAGADDLASLRTIAYGAAPLAPALLAEATEVLGVGFAQGYGMTELSGNAVFLDPDDHRRGLAGDPRLLRAAGRPGPGVELAILDDDGAAVEPGAPGEVCVRAAQVCAGYWQDPEATAAAFRDGWLRTGDVGTIDPDGLLTIVDRAKDIIITGGENVASREVEDAVGHHPAVARVAVVGVPDERWGEAVVAAVVLRDGVDAEAVATESIAAEAGRRLARFKVPKRVVVVDDLPVNAGGKVDKVELRRRLGPTPP; encoded by the coding sequence GTGCGCCTCCTCGACCTGGTGCTCGGCGCCGGGGACGATCCGGCTCCCGACGAGCCCGCCCTCATCGCGCCCGACATCACCGTGTCCCGGGGAGAGCTCCGGGCCGAGGTCGACGCCATCGCCGCCGCCGTCGCCGAGCTCGTCCCCCCGGGCGGGCGCGTCGCCGTCGCCGCTGACAACCGCGTCTCGGTGGTCGCCCTCCTCCTGGCGATCCCCGCCGCCGGGCGGGTCGCCGTCCCCCTGAACACCCGTCTCACGCCCGACGACATGCTGGGCCAGGTCGACCGGGCCGGGGCCGAGGTGATGATCGGGACCGCCGACGAGCTGGGCCGGCTGGGCCTGGCCAGCGAGCAGGCGCCGACCCTCCAGACCACCGTGGGCCTCGACCACGGCGTGGGGGACATCAGCCTGGCGGCCCTCACCGCGGCGCCGAGCGTCGCGGCCCGCCCCCTCCCCCTGCCCCACGACGACGACCCGGCCTGGATCATCTTCACCAGCGGCACCACGGGCCGGCCCAAGGGGGCGGTGCTCACCGCCCGCAGCCTCGACGCCGCGGTGGCCACCACCGCCGCTTCCCGCCCGCTGGCCGACGACGACGTCTACCTCTACCCGTTCCCGCTGTACCACGTGTCGGCCTACAACGTCCTCCACGCCCTGCACCGGGGCCGGCCCACCGTGCTCCCCCGCCGCTTCGACGCCGCGACCGTCGCCACCCTCACCGCCGCCCACGCCGTCACCGTGATGTCGCTGGCGCCCACGATGCTCCGCCTGCTGCTCGACCACGTCGCCGCCGCCGGCGCCGACGACCTGGCGAGCCTGCGGACGATCGCCTACGGGGCAGCTCCGCTCGCCCCCGCCCTCCTGGCCGAGGCGACCGAGGTGCTGGGGGTGGGCTTCGCCCAGGGGTACGGCATGACCGAGCTGTCGGGCAACGCCGTGTTCCTCGACCCCGACGACCACCGTCGCGGCCTCGCCGGCGACCCCCGGCTGCTGCGGGCTGCGGGCCGGCCCGGACCGGGTGTCGAGCTGGCGATCCTCGACGACGATGGGGCCGCCGTCGAGCCGGGCGCTCCGGGGGAGGTCTGCGTGCGGGCCGCCCAGGTGTGCGCGGGCTACTGGCAGGACCCCGAGGCCACCGCCGCCGCCTTCCGCGACGGGTGGCTGCGCACCGGCGACGTCGGCACGATCGACCCGGACGGCCTGCTGACGATCGTCGACCGGGCCAAGGACATCATCATCACCGGCGGCGAGAACGTGGCCTCCCGGGAGGTCGAGGACGCCGTGGGGCACCATCCGGCGGTGGCGAGGGTCGCCGTCGTCGGGGTCCCCGACGAGCGGTGGGGGGAGGCCGTGGTCGCCGCCGTGGTCCTCCGGGACGGCGTGGACGCCGAGGCGGTGGCGACCGAGTCGATCGCGGCCGAGGCGGGCCGCCGGCTGGCCCGCTTCAAGGTGCCCAAGCGGGTCGTGGTCGTCGACGACCTGCCCGTCAACGCCGGCGGCAAGGTCGACAAGGTGGAGCTGCGCCGTCGCCTGGGCCCCACCCCGCCCTGA
- a CDS encoding bifunctional 2-polyprenyl-6-hydroxyphenol methylase/3-demethylubiquinol 3-O-methyltransferase UbiG produces the protein MSTTTTDIPTTPTPEELAEATAERLAGELSSAAFVAMVALGDALGLYGALHRLGPSTAGAVAAETGCNERLVLEWLSSNAGAGYVTYDPDGEVFALAPGVDAVLVHEASPAFLAPGAEIIRSLYADQARVEAACRGDGGIDWGDHHTCMFTGVERFFATSYRSQLVEGWIPAVPGLEETLRGGARVADVGCGHGISTALMAAAYPASTFHGFDFHAPSLDRARAVAAESGVEATTSYELATAVGYGGGPYDVICFFDALHDMGDPEAAIRHAASEIAEDGVVLLVEPWAGPDRATSLQHPLAKWSYAASTVLCTPCALAQQGPLALGNQAGPARMEELFRANGFTRFEVALETPFNLVIAVRP, from the coding sequence ATGAGCACCACCACCACCGACATCCCCACCACCCCCACCCCCGAGGAGCTGGCCGAGGCGACCGCCGAGCGGCTTGCCGGCGAGCTCTCGAGCGCCGCCTTCGTGGCCATGGTCGCCCTCGGCGACGCCCTCGGCCTGTACGGCGCCCTCCACCGGCTCGGCCCGTCGACCGCCGGCGCCGTGGCCGCCGAGACGGGCTGCAACGAGCGGCTCGTGCTCGAGTGGCTCAGCAGCAACGCCGGCGCCGGCTACGTCACCTACGACCCCGACGGCGAGGTCTTCGCCCTGGCCCCCGGCGTCGACGCCGTGCTCGTCCACGAGGCCTCCCCGGCCTTCCTCGCCCCGGGGGCGGAGATCATCCGCTCGCTCTACGCCGACCAGGCCCGGGTCGAGGCCGCCTGCCGCGGCGACGGTGGCATCGACTGGGGCGATCACCACACGTGCATGTTCACCGGAGTGGAGCGCTTCTTCGCCACCTCCTACCGCTCGCAGCTCGTCGAGGGTTGGATCCCGGCCGTCCCCGGGCTCGAGGAGACCCTGCGCGGCGGCGCCCGGGTGGCCGACGTCGGCTGCGGCCACGGGATCTCCACGGCGCTGATGGCCGCCGCCTACCCGGCGTCGACCTTCCACGGCTTCGACTTCCATGCCCCCTCGCTCGACCGGGCACGAGCCGTGGCGGCCGAGTCGGGCGTCGAGGCGACGACCTCCTACGAGCTGGCGACCGCCGTCGGCTACGGCGGCGGCCCCTACGACGTCATCTGCTTCTTCGACGCCCTCCACGACATGGGCGACCCGGAGGCGGCGATCCGCCACGCCGCCTCGGAGATCGCCGAGGACGGCGTCGTCCTCCTGGTCGAGCCGTGGGCCGGCCCCGATCGGGCGACGAGCCTGCAGCATCCGCTGGCCAAGTGGTCCTACGCCGCGTCGACCGTCTTGTGCACCCCCTGCGCCCTGGCCCAGCAGGGCCCGCTGGCCCTCGGCAACCAGGCCGGACCGGCGCGCATGGAGGAGCTGTTCCGGGCCAACGGCTTCACCCGCTTCGAGGTCGCCCTGGAGACGCCCTTCAACCTGGTGATCGCCGTCCGCCCCTGA
- a CDS encoding PPK2 family polyphosphate kinase — protein sequence MATVERWRVRPGTTLDLSAIDTRDAAAAPGDKEATLEATALLTTRLGELQERLWAEGRRSVLVVLQAMDAGGKDGTVKHIFRAVNPAGARVTSFKAPSAEERAHDFLWRVHAAVPARGEIGIFNRSHYEDVVVVRVDELVPEPVWRARYDAIWAWEHHLAAEGTVIVKLFLHISPEEQAQRFRDRLDDPTKHWKFNRGDLAVRARWDDHQAAYAEAIERTTTDEAPWYVVPADRKWFRNWVVSSILVDTLEAMDPQFPEPADDLSGIEVV from the coding sequence ATGGCCACCGTCGAGCGCTGGAGGGTCCGTCCCGGGACGACCCTCGACCTGTCCGCCATCGACACGCGCGACGCCGCCGCCGCGCCGGGGGACAAGGAGGCCACGCTCGAGGCCACGGCGCTGCTCACCACCCGGTTGGGCGAGCTCCAGGAGCGGCTGTGGGCCGAGGGGCGGCGCAGCGTCCTCGTCGTGCTCCAGGCGATGGACGCCGGGGGCAAGGACGGCACGGTCAAGCACATCTTCCGGGCGGTGAACCCGGCCGGCGCCCGGGTCACCTCGTTCAAGGCCCCCTCGGCCGAGGAGCGGGCCCACGACTTCCTGTGGCGGGTGCACGCCGCCGTCCCCGCCCGGGGCGAGATCGGGATCTTCAACCGCTCGCACTACGAGGACGTCGTCGTCGTCAGGGTCGACGAGCTGGTCCCCGAGCCGGTCTGGCGGGCCCGGTACGACGCGATCTGGGCGTGGGAGCACCACCTGGCCGCCGAGGGCACGGTGATCGTGAAGCTGTTCCTCCACATCTCGCCCGAGGAGCAGGCCCAGCGGTTCCGGGACCGGCTCGACGACCCGACCAAGCACTGGAAGTTCAACCGGGGGGACCTGGCCGTCCGGGCCCGGTGGGACGACCACCAGGCGGCGTACGCCGAGGCCATCGAGCGGACCACCACCGACGAGGCGCCCTGGTACGTCGTGCCCGCCGACCGCAAGTGGTTCCGGAACTGGGTCGTCAGCTCGATCCTGGTCGACACCCTCGAGGCCATGGACCCCCAGTTCCCCGAGCCGGCCGACGACCTCAGCGGCATCGAGGTCGTCTAG
- a CDS encoding NAD-glutamate dehydrogenase domain-containing protein, which yields MTAPPAVRDGFEAAVARRRQGVPPSDEAVDAALALAMEHQDPWTVRVRPPGVDLLAGHQARGSVVEIAGDDRPLIVTSVEEELRAAGQRALDIVPMAYGAERDAAGALVGVGPARGAAHTEALIQIELVADLDDGTAAALSARLQVTLGLLRAVTADHAAIRDRLLETALSLDALMERGAADGANRVAVADAARTVRWLLEGNALLLGLGRRGPGVALDGPAADGEHDLGLLRCDPRVAGRAGTPAPVGPEEPIRVVRLSALSPLHRRVPMLRLDLWAPDADGGGGTAEHLLWVVARRAAGAPLASVPLLRRKLDALLEREDVVPGSYDEQHVTLLFQSLPEDDLFGLDTDSLHALVGELLTEDRDHSVRVVLRPVVGSHAVAALVTVPVDRWNRGLRQRLERFLLAQLDGERVDVALSIGGGSSAVTARMVVHVEAGRPVPDQLDAVAREVRLVCRSWEEQLAGALAASPAADELGDPAVVAARWADRLPEAFRDTVVPRDAVDDVVALERQAGAKGAPPRVTVWFGARRATDDPERLCLVVDHDLELSRLLPAIESLGLWVTDEARWPVGDDLFVHHLGVRVRAVAGEGRPRPLVEKATAARLGAAVAALVTGPAEVDGLNRLVLHAELDWPDVAVLRAYRRYRHQVAPQDDEAYVDEVLVGHPQIARALVALWRARFGADPDADADPESGGRAARAAAASKAVHRLCDGLARLDHDRILRGLAGTIDATLRANHELRPEGPLALKLDPSLVPGCPDPRPHREVFVSGRDVEGVHLRAGPVARGGLRASDRDQDYRSEVLDLMRAQVLKNAVIVPTGAKGGFVLRGEAAATVGDDRRGRVAAAYDQFVGALLDVTDDLDGDRVVPVPGRWDGDDPYLVVAADKGTATFSDRANALAEARGFWLGDAFASGGSKGYDHKALGITARGAWVAIARHLRALGLDAHRDEITMAGVGDMSGDVFGNGLLHSDKLRLIAAFDHRHVFLDPDPDPEASHAERRRLFELPGSSWADYDPDLISAGGGVHPRTAKAVPLTPEVKTALRVDDEELTPAALVRAVLCAPVDLLYFGGIGTYVRASTEDDARVDDRANAEVRVVGRDLRARVVGEGANLALTQRARIEIARRGARVNVDAIDNAAGVDCSDHEVNLKILLARAATLGRIDRDERDALLVEHVDDVVDAVLSDCAAQSEALDRAERTTPEGLDATIAVLRHLVAEGVLDPEVEALPDDGELAARAAAGAGFTRPELAVLLAGVKRRVAGELLASAAPDHPVLRDALVDYFPPGLRERFDDILDDHRLRRELIAAEVANDLVDHLGLTAVVTLAAEVGASVPETALAYWVARGILRSPDRWRTLSRHRGATLPDLDPDPVDGGDLLADLLHDMTRTELLRAQRERRQGRTWDPIARIEEDRPVADALVQHMGEAADPERGRERRRLAVRLAAGGLAPEVADGAALVPELEVVHDVAAVARDLGREPVAVAAAFRAVARRLGLDDLRRMAATADVSGPWAGAARQGLLDDLVGIRREAARRALQTAPDAVDPAVAVDRYLAANPAAVSEADAVRRRLVSDDGGGLDGLAVAVRAARRAAL from the coding sequence GTGACCGCACCGCCCGCCGTGCGCGACGGCTTCGAGGCGGCCGTCGCCCGCCGTCGCCAGGGGGTGCCGCCCTCCGACGAGGCCGTCGACGCCGCCCTGGCGCTGGCCATGGAGCACCAGGACCCGTGGACCGTCCGGGTGCGCCCGCCGGGCGTCGACCTGCTGGCCGGCCACCAGGCGCGCGGTTCGGTGGTCGAGATCGCGGGCGACGATCGCCCGCTCATCGTCACCTCCGTCGAGGAGGAGCTGCGGGCCGCCGGCCAGCGCGCCCTGGACATCGTGCCGATGGCCTACGGCGCCGAGCGGGACGCGGCCGGGGCGCTGGTCGGGGTGGGCCCGGCCCGCGGGGCGGCCCACACCGAGGCGCTCATCCAGATCGAGCTGGTGGCCGACCTCGACGACGGCACGGCGGCGGCGCTCTCCGCCCGGCTCCAGGTGACGCTCGGGCTGCTGCGGGCCGTCACCGCGGACCACGCCGCGATCCGGGACCGGCTGCTGGAGACGGCCCTGTCCCTCGACGCCCTGATGGAGCGCGGGGCGGCGGACGGGGCGAACCGGGTGGCCGTCGCCGACGCGGCCCGGACCGTGCGGTGGCTCCTGGAGGGCAACGCCCTCCTGCTCGGCCTCGGTCGGCGTGGGCCCGGCGTCGCCCTGGACGGCCCCGCGGCCGACGGTGAGCACGACCTCGGCCTGCTGCGCTGCGACCCCCGGGTGGCGGGCCGGGCGGGCACGCCGGCCCCGGTCGGACCCGAGGAGCCGATCCGGGTCGTGCGCCTGTCCGCCCTCAGCCCGCTCCACCGTCGGGTCCCGATGCTCCGGCTCGACCTGTGGGCGCCGGACGCCGACGGTGGGGGCGGCACGGCCGAGCACCTGCTGTGGGTCGTGGCCCGGCGGGCGGCCGGTGCCCCGCTGGCGTCGGTGCCCCTGCTCCGGCGCAAGCTCGACGCGCTCCTCGAGCGGGAGGACGTCGTCCCCGGGTCCTACGACGAGCAGCACGTGACGCTCCTGTTCCAGTCGCTCCCCGAGGACGACCTCTTCGGCCTCGACACCGACTCCCTCCACGCCCTCGTCGGCGAGCTCCTGACCGAGGACCGTGACCACTCGGTGCGGGTGGTGCTCCGGCCCGTCGTCGGCTCGCACGCCGTGGCCGCCCTCGTCACCGTGCCCGTCGACCGCTGGAACCGGGGCCTCCGGCAGCGGCTGGAGCGCTTCCTCCTGGCGCAGCTCGACGGCGAGCGGGTCGACGTGGCCCTGTCCATCGGCGGCGGGTCGTCGGCGGTGACGGCACGGATGGTCGTGCACGTGGAGGCCGGCCGCCCGGTGCCCGACCAGCTCGACGCCGTCGCCCGCGAGGTGCGGCTGGTCTGCCGATCCTGGGAGGAGCAGCTGGCGGGAGCCCTCGCCGCCTCGCCGGCGGCCGACGAGCTGGGCGACCCGGCCGTCGTGGCCGCCCGGTGGGCCGACCGGCTCCCCGAGGCCTTCCGCGACACCGTGGTGCCCCGCGACGCGGTGGACGACGTGGTCGCCCTCGAGCGCCAGGCGGGGGCGAAGGGGGCGCCGCCCCGGGTCACGGTGTGGTTCGGGGCCCGGCGGGCGACCGACGACCCCGAGCGGCTGTGCCTGGTGGTCGATCACGACCTCGAGCTCTCCCGGCTGCTGCCGGCGATCGAGAGCCTGGGGCTGTGGGTCACCGACGAGGCCCGGTGGCCGGTGGGCGACGACCTCTTCGTCCACCACCTGGGGGTGCGGGTGCGCGCCGTCGCCGGCGAGGGACGCCCGCGACCCCTCGTCGAGAAGGCCACCGCGGCCCGGCTCGGAGCGGCCGTCGCCGCCCTGGTCACCGGTCCGGCCGAGGTCGACGGGCTGAACCGCCTGGTCCTCCACGCCGAGCTGGACTGGCCCGACGTCGCGGTCCTGCGCGCCTACCGCCGCTACCGCCACCAGGTGGCGCCCCAGGACGACGAGGCCTACGTGGACGAGGTCCTCGTCGGCCACCCCCAGATCGCCCGGGCGCTCGTCGCCCTCTGGCGGGCCCGCTTCGGGGCCGACCCCGACGCCGACGCCGACCCCGAGTCGGGGGGGCGGGCGGCCCGGGCCGCCGCGGCCTCGAAGGCCGTGCACCGCCTGTGCGACGGGCTCGCCCGACTCGACCACGACCGCATCCTGCGGGGCCTGGCCGGGACGATCGACGCGACGCTGCGGGCCAACCACGAGCTCCGCCCGGAGGGTCCGCTGGCCCTCAAGCTCGACCCGTCGCTCGTGCCCGGCTGCCCCGACCCGCGACCCCACCGCGAGGTGTTCGTCTCCGGGCGCGACGTCGAGGGCGTCCACTTGCGGGCCGGGCCCGTCGCCCGGGGCGGGCTGCGGGCCAGCGACCGCGACCAGGACTACCGGTCCGAGGTCCTCGACCTCATGCGGGCCCAGGTGCTGAAGAACGCGGTGATCGTCCCCACCGGGGCCAAGGGGGGCTTCGTCCTCCGGGGGGAGGCGGCGGCGACGGTGGGGGACGACCGGCGCGGCCGGGTGGCCGCCGCCTACGACCAGTTCGTCGGGGCCCTGCTCGACGTCACCGACGACCTCGACGGCGACAGGGTCGTGCCCGTCCCGGGCCGGTGGGACGGCGACGACCCGTACCTCGTCGTCGCCGCCGACAAGGGCACCGCCACGTTCTCCGATCGGGCCAACGCCCTGGCCGAGGCCCGCGGCTTCTGGCTCGGCGACGCCTTCGCCTCCGGCGGGTCGAAGGGCTACGACCACAAGGCGCTGGGCATCACCGCCCGGGGCGCGTGGGTGGCCATCGCCCGCCACCTCCGTGCTCTGGGGCTCGACGCCCACCGGGACGAGATCACCATGGCCGGCGTGGGCGACATGTCCGGTGACGTGTTCGGCAACGGGCTCCTCCACTCGGACAAGCTCCGCCTGATCGCCGCCTTCGACCACCGCCACGTGTTCCTCGATCCCGACCCGGACCCGGAGGCGTCCCACGCCGAGCGCCGCCGGCTCTTCGAGCTGCCCGGCTCGTCGTGGGCGGACTACGACCCGGACCTCATCTCGGCCGGCGGCGGCGTCCACCCCCGCACGGCCAAGGCGGTCCCGCTCACGCCGGAGGTGAAGACTGCGCTGCGGGTCGACGACGAGGAGCTGACCCCGGCGGCCCTGGTCCGGGCGGTGCTGTGCGCGCCGGTCGACCTCCTGTACTTCGGGGGCATCGGCACCTACGTCCGGGCGTCGACGGAGGACGACGCCCGCGTCGACGACCGGGCCAACGCCGAGGTGCGGGTCGTGGGCCGGGACCTGCGGGCCCGGGTCGTGGGGGAGGGGGCCAACCTGGCCCTCACCCAGCGGGCCCGGATCGAGATCGCCCGCCGCGGGGCGCGGGTCAACGTCGATGCCATCGACAACGCCGCCGGGGTCGACTGCTCGGACCACGAGGTCAACCTGAAGATCCTCCTGGCCCGGGCGGCGACGCTCGGCCGCATCGACCGCGACGAGCGCGACGCGCTGCTCGTCGAGCACGTCGACGACGTGGTCGACGCCGTGCTCTCCGACTGCGCGGCCCAGAGCGAGGCCCTCGACCGGGCCGAGCGGACCACCCCCGAGGGTCTGGACGCGACCATCGCCGTGCTCCGCCACCTCGTCGCCGAGGGCGTGCTCGACCCCGAGGTCGAGGCCCTCCCCGACGACGGTGAGCTGGCGGCGCGAGCCGCCGCCGGGGCCGGCTTCACCCGCCCCGAGCTGGCCGTGCTCCTCGCCGGGGTGAAGCGGAGGGTGGCGGGTGAGCTGCTGGCCTCGGCCGCCCCCGACCACCCGGTGCTGCGCGACGCCCTCGTCGACTACTTCCCGCCCGGTCTCCGGGAGCGGTTCGACGACATCCTCGACGACCACCGGCTCCGGCGGGAGCTCATCGCCGCCGAGGTGGCCAACGACCTCGTCGACCACCTCGGTCTGACCGCGGTCGTCACCCTCGCCGCCGAGGTCGGGGCCTCGGTGCCGGAGACGGCCCTGGCCTACTGGGTGGCCCGGGGCATCCTGCGGTCACCGGACCGCTGGCGCACCCTCTCCCGCCACCGGGGGGCCACCCTGCCCGACCTCGACCCCGACCCGGTCGACGGGGGCGACCTGCTGGCCGACCTGCTCCACGACATGACCCGCACCGAGCTCCTCCGCGCCCAGCGGGAACGGCGACAGGGCCGCACGTGGGACCCGATCGCCCGCATCGAGGAGGACCGTCCCGTTGCCGACGCGCTGGTCCAGCACATGGGTGAGGCCGCCGACCCCGAGCGGGGGCGGGAGCGACGGCGGCTCGCCGTGCGCCTGGCCGCCGGCGGGCTCGCCCCGGAGGTCGCCGACGGCGCCGCCCTCGTGCCCGAGCTCGAGGTCGTCCACGACGTGGCCGCCGTCGCCCGCGACCTCGGCCGGGAGCCCGTGGCCGTGGCCGCCGCCTTCCGGGCGGTGGCGCGCCGTCTCGGGCTCGACGACCTGCGCCGCATGGCGGCCACGGCCGACGTCAGCGGACCGTGGGCGGGCGCCGCTCGCCAGGGCCTCCTCGACGACCTCGTCGGGATCCGCCGGGAGGCGGCCCGCCGCGCCCTGCAGACCGCCCCCGACGCCGTCGACCCCGCTGTGGCCGTCGACCGGTACCTGGCGGCCAACCCTGCTGCCGTCTCCGAGGCCGACGCCGTCCGCCGGCGGCTGGTGAGCGACGACGGTGGTGGGCTCGACGGCCTGGCCGTGGCCGTCCGGGCCGCCCGGCGGGCCGCCCTCTGA
- the mutM gene encoding bifunctional DNA-formamidopyrimidine glycosylase/DNA-(apurinic or apyrimidinic site) lyase, whose protein sequence is MPELPEVETIRRALDPLLRGRTVTEAAAHPSPKFAPATAAVGAEIGAVHRRGKYLLADLAGPDGSWELIVHLGMTGQLGLDLDPDGPYARAWWALDDGTTLTFRDVRRFGRIAVVPAGDHRALPTLHALGPEPFDPAFTPDVLWRALHVSRARVKTQLLSQRPVAGVGNIYADEALWQAGINPATRRVGRSRAARLHEAIRDALALGLANGGTTLRDYRTVSGEAGRNQAALACYGRSGQPCLRCGATLRRSVLDGRSTTWCPRCQAR, encoded by the coding sequence GTGCCCGAGCTGCCGGAGGTGGAGACCATCCGTCGAGCGCTCGACCCCCTGCTGCGGGGACGGACGGTCACCGAGGCGGCCGCGCACCCGTCGCCGAAGTTCGCCCCCGCCACCGCCGCGGTGGGCGCCGAGATCGGTGCGGTCCACCGGCGGGGCAAGTACCTCCTCGCCGACCTCGCCGGCCCCGACGGGTCGTGGGAGCTCATCGTCCACCTCGGGATGACGGGCCAGCTCGGGCTCGACCTCGACCCCGACGGCCCCTACGCCCGGGCCTGGTGGGCGCTCGACGACGGGACCACGCTGACCTTCCGCGACGTCCGCCGCTTCGGCCGCATCGCCGTCGTGCCGGCCGGCGACCACCGCGCCCTGCCGACGCTCCACGCCCTCGGCCCCGAGCCCTTCGACCCGGCCTTCACCCCCGACGTGCTGTGGCGGGCGCTCCACGTCAGCCGCGCCCGGGTCAAGACCCAGCTCCTGTCGCAGCGCCCCGTCGCCGGGGTCGGGAACATCTACGCCGACGAGGCCCTGTGGCAGGCCGGGATCAACCCTGCGACCCGCCGGGTCGGCCGCAGCCGGGCGGCGCGGCTCCACGAGGCGATCCGCGACGCCCTGGCCCTCGGCCTGGCCAACGGCGGGACCACCCTCCGGGACTACCGCACCGTCAGCGGCGAGGCGGGCCGCAACCAGGCCGCCCTCGCCTGCTACGGCCGGTCCGGGCAGCCGTGCCTGCGGTGCGGGGCCACCCTGCGCCGCAGCGTCCTCGACGGCCGCAGCACCACCTGGTGCCCCCGCTGCCAGGCCCGGTGA
- a CDS encoding TM2 domain-containing protein gives MSNIPPPSGAPLGPPPAQGGYSGGPAPVPSGNAGLLSPRWNVTDGPPAGWAPKQKMVAGLLGIFLGAWGIHNFYLGNSKKGIIQIVATIVTCGIAGIWGLIEGILILVGNEQARTDAYGVPLTD, from the coding sequence ATGAGCAACATCCCTCCGCCCAGTGGCGCACCGCTCGGCCCGCCTCCCGCGCAAGGTGGCTACAGCGGGGGACCGGCGCCGGTCCCCTCGGGCAACGCCGGGCTGCTCTCGCCCCGGTGGAACGTCACCGACGGCCCGCCCGCCGGGTGGGCGCCGAAGCAGAAGATGGTGGCCGGCCTCCTGGGCATCTTCCTGGGCGCCTGGGGCATCCACAACTTCTACCTCGGCAACTCCAAGAAGGGCATCATCCAGATCGTCGCCACGATCGTCACCTGTGGCATCGCCGGCATCTGGGGCCTGATCGAGGGCATCTTGATCCTCGTGGGCAACGAGCAGGCGCGCACCGACGCCTACGGCGTCCCGCTGACCGACTGA